Proteins co-encoded in one Aminivibrio pyruvatiphilus genomic window:
- a CDS encoding aminopeptidase: MDFVEVARRILEDNMGLKPGETFLVLYDHTTLRIGESLFEAAGTLGAKALALRMPLLSKNGEEPFAPAAAAMEHADVVIAATGTSLTHTQAKKRACAAGARVATMPKITEDMFFHGPITADYGKVAELTGRVTALLSEARAAELHSGGYVLRMSLEGRSGVPSTGIYRNRGESGNLPTGESYIAPVEGTAEGEVLVDGSFAGIGVLSAPLHLVFRKGLLVRAEGPDAERLETMLGNNPGARNLAELGIGTNDKARVTGVILEDEKIYGTVHIALGSNDTFGGTVAAGVHVDGIITRPRLLLDGKTVVEEGKVHAG; this comes from the coding sequence ATGGATTTTGTGGAAGTCGCCCGCCGCATTCTTGAGGACAACATGGGGCTGAAGCCCGGTGAAACCTTCCTGGTCCTGTACGACCACACCACTCTTCGCATCGGCGAGAGCCTGTTCGAGGCAGCCGGAACCCTGGGCGCCAAAGCCCTCGCCCTCAGGATGCCCCTTTTGTCCAAAAACGGCGAAGAACCCTTCGCCCCGGCAGCCGCCGCCATGGAGCATGCCGATGTGGTCATCGCCGCCACCGGAACGTCCCTGACCCACACCCAGGCGAAGAAAAGGGCCTGCGCCGCCGGTGCCAGGGTGGCCACCATGCCCAAAATCACCGAGGACATGTTCTTTCACGGCCCCATCACCGCGGATTACGGCAAGGTGGCCGAACTCACCGGCAGGGTCACGGCCCTGCTCTCGGAGGCCAGAGCCGCCGAACTCCACTCCGGAGGTTACGTCCTCCGCATGTCCCTCGAAGGCCGAAGCGGCGTGCCGAGCACCGGCATCTACCGGAACAGGGGAGAGTCGGGGAACCTTCCCACGGGGGAATCCTACATCGCCCCCGTGGAGGGAACGGCGGAAGGGGAAGTCCTGGTGGACGGGTCCTTCGCCGGCATCGGCGTCCTCAGCGCACCCCTGCACCTTGTCTTCCGGAAGGGCCTCCTCGTCAGGGCGGAAGGGCCGGACGCCGAACGGCTGGAAACAATGCTGGGAAACAACCCCGGGGCCCGGAACCTGGCGGAGCTCGGCATAGGAACCAACGACAAAGCCCGGGTCACCGGAGTCATCCTGGAGGACGAAAAAATCTACGGCACCGTCCACATCGCCCTCGGCAGCAACGACACCTTCGGCGGCACCGTGGCGGCAGGCGTCCACGTGGACGGCATCATCACCAGGCCCAGGCTGCTCCTTGACGGAAAGACCGTGGTGGAGGAAGGCAAGGTCCACGCGGGGTAA
- a CDS encoding AroM family protein, producing the protein MKKVIGTVTIGQSPRTDVIPDVASILGPDIEIREAGALDGLSPEIIASFAPREGDYVLVTRLADGSSVQVAERHITPRIHEKIAEHFTGGIPVVLLLCTGEFPDFETGGLLIRPQKVLFNAVAAVAKGMRIGILTPSPEQVEQSEHRWGSLSPFVRAVPSSPYVNAMEAARAAAEELKEWKAEITVLDCIGYTLAIRSLVREITDRPALLARGVAASMVKELIG; encoded by the coding sequence ATGAAAAAAGTGATTGGAACGGTGACCATAGGACAGTCTCCGAGAACTGACGTCATTCCCGACGTGGCCTCCATCCTGGGCCCGGACATCGAAATACGGGAAGCGGGCGCCCTGGACGGTCTTTCCCCTGAAATAATCGCCTCCTTCGCTCCCCGGGAAGGAGACTACGTCCTCGTGACGAGACTCGCTGACGGCTCATCCGTCCAGGTGGCCGAGCGGCACATCACGCCGAGGATCCACGAAAAAATTGCGGAGCACTTCACCGGCGGCATTCCCGTCGTCCTGCTCCTGTGCACCGGGGAATTCCCCGATTTTGAAACCGGCGGCCTCCTCATCCGCCCCCAGAAAGTGCTCTTCAACGCCGTGGCGGCCGTGGCCAAGGGAATGCGGATCGGCATCCTCACCCCTTCCCCCGAGCAGGTGGAGCAGTCGGAACACCGGTGGGGCAGCCTGAGCCCCTTCGTACGGGCGGTGCCGTCATCGCCCTACGTCAACGCCATGGAGGCCGCCCGGGCAGCGGCGGAGGAACTCAAGGAATGGAAGGCGGAAATCACCGTCCTGGACTGCATAGGGTACACCCTGGCCATCCGCTCCCTGGTCCGGGAGATAACGGACAGGCCCGCCCTCCTCGCCAGGGGCGTCGCCGCGAGCATGGTAAAAGAGCTCATAGGCTAA
- a CDS encoding DUF1177 domain-containing protein codes for MSLKYAIEAYELLDSPSASGESVREALIAAGVSAGSITVKKVEGPKGHTDFIKVWFSGKSGKRGGGKAPTLGIVGRLGGIGARPERIGLVSDGDGAVAAVAAAMKLGRMASLGDVLAGDVFISTHICPNAPTRPHDPVPFMDSPINMAIANGEEMSDELDAVLSIDTTRGNRVINCRGFALSPTVREGYILRVSEDLLSLMASVTGRAPVVFPITTQDITPYGNGLYHLNSILQPCTATKAPVVGIALTAETAVPGCATGSSQVVDIEAAVRFVIEAAKEFGEGKLSFCSEEEFRRMVDLYGSMVHLQTMGRTTG; via the coding sequence ATGTCCCTGAAATATGCCATTGAAGCCTACGAACTCCTCGACAGCCCGTCGGCGTCGGGGGAGTCGGTGCGGGAGGCCCTGATTGCCGCAGGCGTCAGCGCCGGCAGCATCACCGTGAAAAAAGTGGAGGGACCGAAAGGCCACACGGACTTCATCAAGGTCTGGTTCTCCGGAAAGAGCGGAAAACGGGGAGGGGGAAAAGCTCCCACCCTCGGCATCGTGGGTCGCCTGGGAGGAATCGGCGCCCGGCCGGAGCGGATAGGCCTCGTCTCTGACGGGGACGGCGCCGTCGCGGCGGTGGCGGCGGCCATGAAGCTCGGCCGGATGGCGAGCCTGGGGGACGTCCTGGCCGGAGACGTGTTCATCTCCACCCACATCTGCCCCAACGCCCCCACCCGGCCCCACGACCCGGTCCCCTTCATGGACTCGCCCATCAACATGGCCATCGCCAACGGCGAGGAAATGAGCGATGAACTCGACGCCGTGCTTTCCATCGACACCACCAGGGGAAACCGGGTGATCAACTGCAGGGGGTTCGCCCTCTCCCCCACGGTGAGGGAGGGGTATATCCTCAGGGTGAGCGAAGACCTTCTCTCCCTGATGGCAAGCGTCACCGGCCGGGCCCCCGTGGTGTTCCCCATCACCACCCAGGACATAACGCCCTACGGCAACGGCCTCTACCACCTGAACAGCATACTGCAGCCCTGCACCGCCACGAAGGCGCCGGTGGTGGGGATCGCCCTGACGGCGGAAACGGCCGTACCGGGGTGCGCCACGGGATCGTCCCAGGTGGTGGATATCGAGGCGGCGGTGCGGTTCGTCATCGAGGCCGCCAAGGAGTTCGGCGAAGGAAAGCTGAGCTTCTGCAGCGAGGAGGAGTTCAGGCGCATGGTGGACCTGTACGGGTCCATGGTCCATCTCCAGACCATGGGCAGAACCACCGGCTGA